One genomic region from Esox lucius isolate fEsoLuc1 chromosome 24, fEsoLuc1.pri, whole genome shotgun sequence encodes:
- the LOC105008818 gene encoding interleukin-18, whose translation MMASKNSSTYECVDFAAICDENIIFENVCYESDDFKTDGTCQSGIMRNKRSQCLVIDGDSFQFESKNNQELQSPGGNFVIRIQKYYCDGTGDEKCPVTISVQDRVVACYENGDKKGIKAKPLVPIPSIEGNKHESIFYKQEIQGTRYFKFESSLFPTWFLAFSESSGLLALKFMEEVDETCEIEYKESKPSS comes from the coding sequence ATGATGGCATCTAAAAACAGTAGCACATATGAATGTGTTGATTTTGCAGCGATATGTGATGAGAATAtcatatttgaaaatgtctgtTATGAGTCGGATGATTTCAAAACAGACGGGACATGTCAATCTGGAATCATGAGGAACAAGAGGAGCCAGTGCCTGGTGATCGATGGAGACAGTTTCCAGTTTGAAAGCAAGAATAATCAAGAATTGCAGTCGCCAGGTGGAAACTTCGTCATACGTATCCAAAAGTATTATTGCGACGGAACTGGCGATGAAAAATGTCCTGTTACAATCTCTGTCCAAGATAGAGTGGTGGCCTGTTACGAAAACGGCGATAAGAAAGGAATTAAAGCGAAGCCGCTGGTGCCGATCCCATCTATTGAAGGCAATAAACACGAATCAATTTTCTACAAGCAGGAAATACAAGGTACACGCTATTTCAAATTCGAGTCGTCATTGTTTCCTACGTGGTTTCTGGCCTTCAGTGAAAGTTCTGGGCTTCTTGCTCTCAAGTTTATGGAAGAAGTAGATGAAACGTGTGAAATTGAGTACAAGGAATCGAAGCCTTCTTCATga